A genomic segment from Sphingomonas astaxanthinifaciens DSM 22298 encodes:
- a CDS encoding DUF2093 domain-containing protein has product MLMQGSGREARIHYMAGTFRLLSEGDHVRCAVTDVRIPLDQLRYWSVARQEPYVDAAASLVGEERASRA; this is encoded by the coding sequence ATGTTGATGCAGGGCAGCGGGCGCGAGGCGCGGATCCATTACATGGCGGGGACCTTCCGGCTCCTGAGCGAAGGCGACCATGTTCGCTGCGCCGTCACCGACGTCCGCATCCCGCTCGACCAGCTCCGCTACTGGAGCGTCGCCCGGCAGGAGCCCTATGTCGACGCCGCCGCCAGCCTGGTCGGCGAGGAGCGCGCCAGCCGGGCCTAG